In Plantibacter sp. PA-3-X8, one DNA window encodes the following:
- a CDS encoding FMN reductase produces MNAKRTLAVVSAGLSQPSSTRLLADRLRDATVARLEQDGYTVETTSIELRDLAQDITNNLLTGFPSPRLSEAIEAMTAADGVIAVTPIFSSSYSGLFKSFFDVVEPTALTGVPVALGATGGSARHSLALEYAVRPLFAYLRAVTVPTAVFAASEDWGSGDAQVGALPARIDRAAGELSALVAASDRSGRLDDPFALDRPFSELLGGLGA; encoded by the coding sequence ATGAACGCGAAGCGCACGCTCGCCGTCGTGTCGGCCGGCCTCAGTCAACCGTCGTCCACACGCCTCCTCGCCGACCGCCTCCGCGACGCCACCGTGGCGCGCCTCGAGCAGGACGGGTACACGGTCGAGACGACGTCGATCGAGCTGCGCGACCTCGCGCAGGACATCACGAACAACCTGCTGACCGGGTTCCCCAGTCCACGGTTGTCCGAGGCGATCGAAGCCATGACCGCCGCCGACGGCGTGATCGCGGTGACGCCGATCTTCTCCTCCAGCTACTCCGGTTTGTTCAAGTCGTTCTTCGACGTGGTGGAGCCGACCGCCTTGACCGGGGTGCCCGTCGCCCTCGGTGCGACGGGTGGGTCGGCCAGGCATTCGCTCGCCCTCGAATACGCCGTGCGTCCCTTGTTCGCCTACCTGCGGGCGGTGACCGTGCCGACCGCCGTGTTCGCGGCCTCCGAGGACTGGGGGTCGGGCGACGCGCAGGTCGGCGCCCTGCCGGCGCGGATCGACCGCGCGGCCGGCGAGTTGAGCGCACTCGTGGCGGCCTCGGACCGTTCCGGGCGCCTGGACGACCCGTTCGCGCTCGATCGCCCGTTCTCCGAGCTGCTCGGCGGTCTCGGGGCCTGA